In Leptospira sp. WS58.C1, a single genomic region encodes these proteins:
- a CDS encoding DUF3089 domain-containing protein, with product MKFLPSSIFILLLTTFSFQCMFLIKPRKDFEKSKNLLAPDYSKSEFWAAHPDKKDNADLVPENSGLKENQSIAEADTFYIHPTTLLLRPKYWNGDLKDESLNERTDKHPVRTQASAFNECCKVYAPRYRQAAFFVFTKDASEGQAALDFAYEDVKNSFLYYMKHWNQGRPFIIASHSQGTRHSIRLLKEVISTNPEYKKNLIVSYSIGFPFKQEETGLPVCSGPKETGCVVGWNSYIWGYSPGRLLDRYGKDTVCVNPLSWKQDEEYSPKSENLGSVNRSFDQLIPGTADAKCNSGVLWIHEPEISRTPNLGKDGNLHTGDFHFFYSNIRKNAKERLEVFLKNRNSKGVSVCFVRNTSLCSKSVLSR from the coding sequence ATGAAATTCTTACCTTCTTCTATCTTCATTCTGCTACTAACCACTTTCAGCTTCCAATGTATGTTCCTGATCAAACCCAGGAAAGATTTCGAAAAAAGTAAGAACTTACTCGCTCCAGACTATTCTAAGTCGGAATTTTGGGCCGCACATCCCGACAAAAAAGATAATGCCGATCTTGTTCCAGAAAATTCAGGTTTAAAAGAAAACCAGTCTATCGCAGAGGCGGATACTTTTTATATCCATCCAACCACCTTGCTCCTACGACCCAAATACTGGAATGGAGATCTAAAGGATGAGAGTTTAAACGAAAGAACGGACAAACATCCAGTTCGGACCCAGGCAAGTGCGTTTAACGAATGTTGTAAAGTTTACGCTCCTCGGTATAGACAGGCTGCATTTTTTGTTTTTACAAAAGATGCTTCCGAAGGACAGGCCGCTTTGGATTTTGCCTACGAAGACGTGAAAAATTCCTTTTTGTATTATATGAAACACTGGAATCAAGGAAGACCCTTTATTATAGCTTCTCATAGCCAAGGCACAAGACATTCTATCCGTTTACTAAAGGAAGTGATATCTACTAATCCCGAATATAAGAAAAACTTGATTGTCTCTTATTCGATCGGATTTCCTTTTAAACAGGAAGAGACAGGTCTACCGGTGTGTTCCGGTCCGAAAGAAACGGGATGTGTGGTGGGGTGGAATTCCTATATTTGGGGATATTCGCCAGGCAGATTGTTGGACAGATATGGAAAAGATACCGTTTGTGTGAATCCGTTGAGTTGGAAGCAGGACGAGGAATATTCTCCGAAGTCCGAAAATTTAGGAAGTGTGAACAGAAGTTTTGATCAATTGATCCCTGGAACTGCAGATGCAAAATGTAATTCCGGAGTTTTATGGATACACGAGCCTGAGATTTCTCGGACGCCGAATTTAGGAAAGGACGGGAATCTACACACAGGAGATTTTCATTTTTTCTATTCGAATATTAGAAAAAACGCAAAAGAGAGATTGGAAGTTTTTTTAAAAAATCGAAACTCTAAGGGAGTCTCTGTTTGCTTCGTGCGAAATACTAGTTTGTGCAGTAAGTCTGTTCTATCACGATAG
- the gmk gene encoding guanylate kinase, translated as MIRAKHPDLAFSVSCTTRPPRPGDKEGVTYFFLTKEEFESGIDRGEFLEWAKVHDNYYGTPAKFVNLCMSSGKSVIMDLDVQGAAQLKRKLGEEVITIFILPPNEEEWEKRLRGRGTDSEESILKRIKNGKEELAHKDEFDHIIINDTLELALSRLEEILF; from the coding sequence ATGATAAGGGCCAAACATCCGGATTTGGCTTTTTCAGTTTCCTGTACTACTCGGCCTCCACGTCCGGGTGACAAGGAAGGTGTAACGTATTTTTTTCTAACGAAGGAAGAATTCGAGTCCGGGATCGATCGGGGAGAATTTTTAGAATGGGCCAAGGTCCACGATAATTATTACGGAACTCCCGCCAAATTCGTAAACCTATGTATGTCTTCGGGCAAATCGGTCATTATGGATCTAGACGTGCAGGGAGCCGCACAGCTAAAACGAAAGCTTGGGGAAGAAGTGATCACAATCTTCATACTTCCGCCTAACGAAGAAGAATGGGAAAAAAGACTTCGCGGTAGAGGGACTGACTCCGAGGAAAGTATCCTGAAGAGGATCAAGAACGGAAAGGAAGAATTAGCTCATAAAGACGAATTCGATCATATCATTATAAACGATACACTGGAGCTCGCGTTGTCCCGTCTGGAAGAAATACTATTTTAG
- a CDS encoding DUF370 domain-containing protein gives MSQFSVLNVGFGNIVMVSKIVGIIHSDSASAKRIRNEAKSNNSLVDATQGKKTRSIIITDSNHLILSNLRVEALTRRIESRDNSIAEEEEEKD, from the coding sequence ATGTCCCAATTTAGCGTCTTGAACGTTGGTTTTGGAAATATAGTTATGGTTTCCAAGATCGTGGGTATCATTCATTCGGATTCAGCTTCCGCAAAAAGGATCCGAAACGAAGCCAAAAGTAATAACAGTTTGGTAGACGCGACTCAGGGAAAAAAGACCAGGTCCATCATAATCACGGACTCTAACCATCTGATCCTTTCCAACTTAAGAGTGGAAGCCCTCACAAGAAGGATAGAAAGCAGGGATAATTCCATCGCTGAAGAAGAGGAAGAAAAGGACTGA
- a CDS encoding FapA family protein: MSLTSFLKDQSKELDKLENEQVEVIAPTLEKCLQLAAAHLKRKSHEIDYIVIKRGKKKFFGSEPWHIRASILPEDTFLDELSELDKKLTGGSGKLVSKDLKEFLQPKDRDGRAVVQIFRNGTYLTIYPPSGDGKAIELSEVSRRLSVRGINEVDDGQIKKIVKEAKGEPIYISNMKPRQGAEAKMVLDIAPDKMKAKITFIPPKPGGRDLEVKDVVNYLKNAGIKYGVKEEEIQKRLEDEFYNQPFTAAEGDPPVNGKNAQVIYHVRISKKVVFREDESGKVDYKDMDLIENVVVGQLLAEKIPAERGKYGRTLFNELLPAKDGLDTELKQGKGTILSEDRTKLTAEVNGQVVYASGRLSVETVYRVNGDVGIKTGNVTFLGSVIITGNVEDNYSVKAAGNIEIYGTVQKANVEADGDIIIRQGVSGRDEARIESTGGNVIAKFIQNATVVTEKDVVVQEGILHCFVSAGGKVISNGKRGQIVGGTIRASDTISAKVIGSSANPPTELIVGTDPKVLKQISEYEEKLAENQDKFEQISKSLKTLKARKENDPASFTQDHEQQLIKTSKAAEKLEIRVREYENEIQNLKTYIEERAANGKISVEKTLYGGVTIKIKSADFKTRNEIKHKTFVEENGVIRQLPFQDPEPDKKDWRKNRSRGK, translated from the coding sequence TTGAGTCTTACATCCTTTCTAAAAGACCAATCCAAAGAACTAGACAAGCTCGAAAATGAGCAGGTAGAAGTCATAGCTCCTACATTGGAAAAATGTCTTCAGCTAGCTGCCGCTCATCTAAAGAGAAAATCGCACGAAATCGACTATATAGTAATTAAACGCGGAAAGAAAAAATTTTTCGGCTCCGAGCCTTGGCATATTAGAGCATCCATCCTACCGGAAGATACTTTCTTAGACGAACTTTCGGAATTGGACAAAAAATTAACGGGTGGCTCAGGCAAGCTAGTCTCCAAAGATCTGAAAGAGTTCCTTCAGCCTAAGGACAGAGACGGAAGAGCAGTCGTTCAAATTTTCAGAAACGGAACATATCTCACAATTTATCCGCCTTCCGGTGATGGAAAAGCAATCGAACTTTCGGAAGTTTCTCGCAGACTTTCCGTTCGAGGAATAAACGAAGTAGACGACGGCCAGATCAAGAAGATCGTAAAAGAGGCCAAGGGTGAACCCATCTATATTTCCAATATGAAACCAAGGCAGGGTGCCGAGGCGAAAATGGTATTGGATATTGCTCCGGACAAGATGAAAGCCAAGATCACTTTCATTCCTCCAAAACCAGGCGGAAGAGATCTGGAAGTAAAAGATGTAGTCAATTATCTCAAGAACGCCGGGATCAAATACGGTGTAAAAGAAGAAGAGATCCAAAAAAGGTTGGAAGACGAATTCTATAACCAACCTTTCACCGCCGCCGAAGGAGATCCTCCTGTAAACGGAAAGAATGCACAGGTCATCTATCATGTTCGTATCAGTAAGAAGGTAGTCTTCCGGGAAGACGAATCCGGAAAAGTGGACTATAAAGACATGGACTTGATCGAGAACGTAGTCGTTGGACAACTTCTCGCGGAAAAAATTCCTGCGGAGAGAGGGAAATACGGCCGCACATTATTTAACGAACTTCTTCCCGCAAAAGACGGATTAGACACGGAACTCAAACAAGGAAAAGGAACCATCCTTTCCGAAGACAGGACCAAACTCACTGCGGAAGTGAACGGTCAGGTCGTTTATGCAAGCGGTAGACTCTCGGTGGAAACCGTGTATAGGGTCAACGGTGATGTAGGAATCAAGACAGGTAACGTTACTTTCTTAGGTTCTGTGATTATCACAGGAAACGTAGAAGACAATTACTCAGTTAAGGCAGCCGGAAATATAGAGATCTACGGCACGGTCCAGAAAGCAAATGTGGAAGCTGACGGAGATATAATCATTCGCCAAGGGGTTTCCGGAAGGGACGAGGCCCGTATTGAATCCACAGGTGGGAACGTAATCGCAAAGTTTATCCAGAACGCGACCGTTGTGACGGAAAAAGACGTGGTGGTCCAAGAGGGAATTCTTCACTGCTTTGTGAGCGCGGGTGGAAAAGTGATCTCAAATGGTAAGAGGGGACAGATTGTAGGAGGTACAATTCGCGCTTCCGATACGATCTCTGCAAAGGTCATAGGATCCTCCGCCAACCCACCTACGGAACTGATTGTAGGAACAGATCCTAAGGTATTAAAACAGATCTCCGAATACGAAGAAAAACTGGCTGAAAATCAGGACAAGTTCGAACAAATCTCTAAAAGTCTTAAGACGCTTAAGGCGAGAAAGGAGAACGACCCTGCTTCCTTCACCCAGGACCATGAGCAACAGTTGATTAAAACCAGTAAGGCCGCTGAAAAGCTGGAGATCCGGGTCAGAGAATACGAAAACGAGATCCAAAACCTTAAGACATATATAGAGGAACGGGCCGCAAACGGCAAGATCAGTGTCGAAAAGACCTTATATGGCGGGGTCACCATCAAGATTAAAAGTGCGGACTTCAAGACTCGTAACGAGATCAAACATAAGACCTTTGTGGAAGAAAACGGGGTGATCCGACAATTGCCGTTCCAAGATCCTGAACCGGATAAAAAAGACTGGAGAAAAAACAGATCTAGAGGAAAATAA
- the whiG gene encoding RNA polymerase sigma factor WhiG, with translation MSKLFEKYNNTDETELWKSYRDSKDQNIRSYLVEKYSPLVKHVAGRIAIGMPQNVEFDDLVSYGVFGLLDAIEKFDPERQIKFKTYAMTRIRGSIFDELRSIDWIPRSIRQKAKQLEQIIGMLENKEGAHVEDEAIAKEMGISVEEFNSLLTKISGTSLVSLNDIWFLGDENDEVSFMETLESPMNMNPDTIIEKEEIKNVIVEAIKTLPDKEKKVIVLYYYEDLTLKEIGEVLEVTESRISQLHTRAVARLRSKLGKVKSVISKK, from the coding sequence ATGTCCAAACTTTTCGAAAAATACAATAATACGGATGAAACCGAGCTTTGGAAGTCCTATAGAGACTCTAAAGACCAGAATATTCGCAGTTATCTTGTAGAAAAATACTCTCCTCTAGTCAAACATGTGGCCGGTCGTATTGCGATCGGTATGCCTCAAAACGTTGAGTTCGATGATCTTGTTTCGTACGGTGTATTTGGTCTTCTAGATGCGATCGAAAAATTCGATCCGGAAAGACAGATCAAATTTAAAACCTATGCGATGACCCGGATCCGAGGTTCTATCTTCGACGAACTTCGTTCCATCGACTGGATCCCTCGCTCCATTCGCCAAAAAGCGAAACAGTTGGAGCAAATTATCGGGATGCTCGAGAACAAAGAAGGCGCTCATGTTGAGGATGAAGCGATCGCAAAAGAAATGGGGATCTCCGTCGAGGAGTTCAACTCGCTTCTTACTAAGATCAGCGGTACCTCACTCGTCTCTTTAAATGATATTTGGTTCCTTGGCGATGAGAACGACGAGGTTTCTTTCATGGAGACGTTAGAATCTCCGATGAATATGAACCCGGACACCATCATCGAAAAAGAAGAGATCAAAAACGTGATCGTGGAAGCGATCAAAACCCTTCCGGACAAAGAAAAAAAAGTAATCGTTCTTTATTATTACGAGGATCTAACCTTAAAGGAGATCGGAGAAGTATTAGAAGTAACCGAATCCAGGATTTCCCAACTTCATACGAGAGCCGTGGCAAGACTTCGTAGTAAATTAGGAAAGGTGAAATCGGTTATTAGTAAAAAGTAA
- a CDS encoding MinD/ParA family protein, protein MDQATQLRKLTEGNTSLKLVSSTKPMTKIIAIASGKGGVGKSTISVNLAISMAKAGQKVLVFDGDLGLANVNVILGIIPKYNLYHVVKGHKSLKDIIIQAPEGVDIIAGASGYSQLANLNDTQRNNLIKGFADLDSYDYMIIDTGAGISSNVIGLTLPADDVIVVTTPEPTAITDSYGLIKAIVSQSRDKNLKMVVNRVRSAIEGKKVADRVIDISGQFLEVRVENLGFIFQDDEVEKSIREQKPYIIHSPKSKAAACLNRITYSLLNQEMDGGDDSGITGFFKKFFNFVDVREKQQSEEE, encoded by the coding sequence ATGGACCAAGCGACTCAGTTGCGGAAACTTACCGAGGGTAATACGAGTTTAAAACTCGTGTCTTCAACCAAACCTATGACTAAGATTATAGCGATCGCTTCCGGAAAGGGTGGGGTCGGTAAAAGTACTATCTCAGTTAATCTCGCCATCTCCATGGCTAAGGCGGGACAGAAGGTCCTAGTATTCGACGGAGACCTAGGACTTGCTAACGTGAATGTGATCTTAGGGATTATCCCTAAATACAATTTATATCACGTAGTCAAGGGACATAAAAGCCTAAAGGACATTATCATCCAAGCTCCGGAAGGGGTGGATATTATCGCAGGTGCAAGCGGCTATTCTCAACTTGCGAACCTAAATGATACCCAAAGAAATAATTTGATCAAAGGATTCGCAGATCTGGATTCTTATGATTATATGATCATAGATACGGGAGCAGGGATCAGCTCTAACGTGATCGGACTCACACTTCCTGCGGATGATGTGATCGTAGTTACTACACCTGAACCTACGGCGATCACAGACTCATACGGACTCATCAAAGCGATCGTTTCCCAAAGCAGAGACAAAAATCTTAAGATGGTGGTGAACCGTGTACGTTCCGCCATCGAAGGGAAGAAGGTTGCGGACCGTGTGATCGATATCTCCGGTCAGTTCCTGGAAGTGAGAGTTGAAAATTTAGGATTTATCTTCCAAGACGACGAGGTGGAAAAAAGTATCCGGGAACAAAAACCGTATATCATTCATTCGCCTAAGAGTAAAGCAGCAGCTTGTTTGAATCGTATCACATATTCTCTTCTGAACCAGGAAATGGATGGTGGAGATGATTCCGGGATCACCGGCTTCTTCAAAAAATTCTTCAATTTCGTGGACGTTCGAGAAAAACAACAGAGCGAGGAAGAGTGA
- the flhF gene encoding flagellar biosynthesis protein FlhF, giving the protein MDFAKIRGKDLQDCLMQMKMKYGPEAHVIEHRILTEGGVFGTGLMARKVVEIQVGIPEKASSREKVEKKLQDLKELLKQKSTLGSEKRRSLEELPSWEERTSRPRTSSLPKELIEVTSEETRSDEDLGLSFSKEFEPKIGRPIRKEQDSNILKMRDKLVRDGMSEAYAEEIISQVEERLSPLDRSRTVAVQEKIIEVLSERVQVEPDIFKGTRRGQRKVVFFVGPTGSGKTTSIAKLAAKYHLHMGKSVSLYTTDNYRIAAIEQLKRYADTMEMPFYAVKDLKRFQETLARDGSELILIDTAGYSHRNVDQLSKMYGYLSAFGERDNVENILVLSATSSYHHTHSVMKAYEPLGFRRILLTKLDEAEFLGGFLELADTLNKGFTHLSVGQEVPFDMIPAEKHQLAECAVNPEKIIEIRGEVFSA; this is encoded by the coding sequence ATGGATTTCGCAAAGATTAGGGGCAAGGATCTACAGGATTGCCTAATGCAGATGAAGATGAAATACGGCCCGGAAGCCCATGTCATCGAGCATCGGATTTTGACCGAAGGTGGGGTATTCGGGACAGGACTCATGGCCCGGAAGGTCGTGGAGATCCAAGTCGGTATCCCGGAAAAGGCAAGTTCCAGAGAGAAAGTGGAGAAAAAACTCCAAGACCTAAAAGAACTATTAAAACAAAAGTCCACTCTGGGCTCCGAAAAAAGAAGAAGTCTGGAAGAATTACCGAGCTGGGAAGAAAGAACTTCTCGTCCGAGGACTTCTTCTTTGCCAAAAGAACTAATAGAAGTCACCTCCGAAGAAACCAGATCGGATGAGGATTTAGGTCTTTCTTTTTCCAAAGAGTTCGAGCCTAAAATCGGAAGGCCGATCCGTAAGGAGCAGGATTCCAATATCCTTAAAATGAGGGATAAGCTTGTTCGAGATGGAATGAGCGAGGCATACGCGGAAGAAATTATTTCCCAAGTGGAAGAGAGACTTTCTCCATTGGATCGTTCTCGTACGGTGGCAGTTCAGGAAAAAATTATAGAAGTACTGTCCGAAAGAGTGCAGGTTGAGCCGGATATTTTTAAAGGAACCAGAAGAGGACAGAGAAAAGTGGTCTTTTTTGTCGGACCTACAGGCAGCGGAAAGACGACAAGCATCGCAAAACTAGCCGCTAAGTACCATCTTCATATGGGAAAATCCGTGTCTTTATACACAACCGACAATTATAGGATCGCGGCGATCGAGCAACTGAAACGCTACGCGGATACCATGGAAATGCCTTTTTATGCGGTAAAAGATCTGAAACGTTTTCAGGAAACCTTGGCAAGAGATGGCTCCGAGTTGATCCTCATCGATACTGCGGGTTATAGCCATCGGAATGTGGACCAGTTGAGTAAAATGTACGGATACCTTTCGGCTTTCGGAGAAAGGGACAACGTTGAAAATATCCTTGTATTATCCGCCACATCTTCGTATCATCACACCCACTCCGTAATGAAAGCCTACGAACCCCTTGGATTCCGTAGAATTTTATTAACTAAACTGGACGAAGCGGAATTTTTGGGTGGATTTCTGGAACTAGCCGATACACTTAATAAGGGTTTTACCCATTTAAGTGTTGGTCAAGAAGTTCCCTTTGATATGATCCCAGCGGAAAAACACCAACTCGCTGAATGCGCAGTAAATCCGGAAAAAATAATCGAGATCCGTGGAGAAGTATTCTCCGCTTAG